Genomic window (Grus americana isolate bGruAme1 chromosome 10, bGruAme1.mat, whole genome shotgun sequence):
GCGAGTCTCCTGGTTGTCTGAGCAACGGGACGTTCATCACTAACTCCAGGGATAATTAActctttttcctgtatttataGAAAACCGATGCAGGGAGTGTTGGCACTTATCCCTGACGGGGCCACATTTGGCCACGACATCTTGAATCGTGGCCATTTCTCGCAATACGGCGGCTTTGTCATCATCCCCGCTGCCTGCTCATTAAGCCCGAAAGAGAGCAGCTCGTTAAGCCCGCAAGGGCAGGGGTGCCGGCCCCTACCCAGGGGTGAaaccccagcagctgcctgagCCAGGCTGCCCGGGGGTGCCCACCTCTGCGCGCCCCGCTCCTGCTTCGCCGGTGCAGGGGATGTTTGCATGAGCGTTGCCATCTCCAGATGCCTGCATCCGCCTGCGCTAAAAACAGCGTAGCTCCCGGCTCGGCCGCCGGCAAGAGGAAATTTTGCTGTTTCGAGAGGTTTGTTGCAGGGATGTGATGCAAAGACGCGCTGGAGCATCCTGACTTGGCACCACGGCCGTGGGAGACGCAGAGGGAGAGACAAGGAGCAGCTTCTCTTGGTGCCAGGTACGTTCCCATCAGCTGGGACAAATCCAGACCTGGGCATGGCTTTCCCCTTGTTTCTCCCAGACAGCCAGCAAGCGGCTCAGTactttttaactgctttttcctttcgCTGCTTGCTTGTTGGGTTGGTCCGTGGGGAGTGTGCGGGGGGGTAAAGGCGGCAAGAGGGCTCGCTCTCAGGGTCACGGGATGCGGgcggtggggctggaggagggcgGTTTGCTGCAAGGTGTCGGCACCTCCACCCCGCAGAGCTGGGGAGACAGCTTAGATCTCTGCGGCTTGTTTTATTTGTGCGAAGGTGGGGGATGAATTATTTCGGTATCAGCAAACCAGAGGGTGCTCGAAAGAGTAAGAGACCTGCCCGCGGCTGGGACTGTTAACAGCTCGCGTCCCTGAAAGCTGGAAGTATTTGCCCTTGAACTGTGAGTTGTCCCCAGGCTGGTTGTGCTCGGGGGAAAAGGGCGATTAAATCAAGCCCTGGGGGAGCACCACGCCGCTCatcacccccagcaccccccgtGTGGGTCTGTTTCTACCttcacctcctcctgcttcccctccCGAAGACAAAGGGACGGAGGTGTCGAGCTGGTGCTGCCCAGGTCCTGGGAAGGTCCGGGCTCCTAAATGCCACCGTGATCCTCTCCCAAGAGCCGGTCAGTCCCCAGACAGCACGGGATGCCCCTTCTCCCCTCCGGGCCACCCCCAGGCACTCCCACCCGCTGCCCTGGGTCCGGCGCTGGAGATGGAGGTGGACCATGAAGGTTTAACACACACGTGGAAAtcgctttttaaaaaactgagcCCTGCTCACAAAGCCCCTTTGGAAGGACGAGTCCTTGAACCCAGCACAGCTGCCCCGGCACAGGCGCAGCCAGCTCCGGCGTGACCCGTTCCCGTCTGGGTGCTGGCGGGCAGCGGCTCGTCCCGTGGTCCTGGCCACCGCTCCCGCTTCCCAGCTGCTCGACTGCCTTGCAAAGAGCTAAAAATATATGTCTGTGCGAGCAATTGCTATAGCTACGGCAGGGGGTGAGCCAAAGAGGGCACCCGGGCAGCGTCACTGCGGCCAGGGGATGCGGCAGCTCGGCAAAACCGGCAACATggaggggacaggcagggacaggcaggactGGCAGGTCGCTGCTGGTGCCTTCGGTGCAGATCCCATCTTCTCCCCGTTTCTCGTCACACTGAAGCTGCAGCACACCACACAGCCCCTCAGCGGGGGTTCACTTTGCCACTTGCTTTTCAGCGGGGGATGAGTGACGAGCAGCTCCCCgcagctccccgctgccccACCACGGAGGGGGACACCAACGTCTCAGCATCCGGCTGCCCCGAGCGCTGGGTTGAGCCCCGGTTCACGCAAGCGGCGCGGGTCCGCGTGATCGTCACGGCCATCTTCTTCTTGCTGGCGGCGGGCAGCAACGCGGCGGTGCTCGGCAGcctgctgaggaagaggaggaaatccCACGTGCGGCCGCTGATCCTCAGCCTGGTGCTGGCCGACCTGCTGGTGACGGTGGCGGTGATGCCCCTGGACGCAGCGTGGAACGTGACAGTGCAGTGGTACGGAGGGGACGTGTCCTGCAAGCTCCTCAACTTCCTCAAGCTCTTCGCCATGTACGCGGCCGCCCTGGTGCTGGTGGTCATCAGCCTGGACCGGCACGCAGCCGTCCTCCATCCCTTCTCCCGCGCTCGCCGCCGCAATGGACTGCTGCTCCGTGCTGCCTGGGCCGGCAGCGTGCTCCTGGCTTCACCCCAGGTAGGGCTGGGTGCCCTTCCCGTCTGGTTTGCCCAGGCTTGGGTGGTTTTGGAGAAGGGCATCCCCATCCCGGCAGCCCCAAAAAGTCCATCCCAATCCATGGGCTCCACCACCACCGGCTTGGCTTTGCTGCACGAAGTAGCGTGGTTGCTGCGGTGGGTGCTCAGCACCAATTTGCACCTTCCTTATAGCACCCATTCATTGTGACACCATCAGGGTGTTATGCTAAGGGCTGGGAAAAAATTGTGTCcgctatttttttattcctcaggCACCTGGTTATCTTCTCCTAAAAATGCATCACTGCACCACTGCAAAACATGTTGGAGCAGACGAAGACAAACCTGAGCAGTTCCTGAGCAAAATAACATTTGGCATGGCCAGAAAATGGGATGTCACAGCCGTCAGACCCCATCCATCCCGGCCATAGCCATGAGTTGGGTGCCCAGAGCGCCTCTCCCAGTCCAACTGCGGCAGGGACGTGCTCTCCGGGCACAGCCAGGAGCATCTGCAGGACGTGGTGCCCTGTTCCAAAGCCCCTCTGAGTTATTATTTGCTTCACCatttcagcttttcctctttcaccTGCACACGGCCCCGGGAGGGAACTTCACCCAGTGCGTTACTCATGGGAGCTTCCGAGCGCACTGGGAGGAAACCGTCTACAACATGTTCACCTTCACCACCCTCTACATCACCCCCCTGAGCGTCATGATCGTTTGCTACATCCGAATCATTTGGGAGATCAGTAAGCAGTTGAAGATCAACAAAGGTAAGCAGGTCCCAGCCCTTTAGTGTCCACCATGACTCTATGACtgaacctgctccagcctggagcaTCGCTGGGTCTGTCCCAACACCCTTTGAAGGGTAACCCAACTAAGGGATTTTACACAAACTCCTTGACCTCTCTCCTTGCTGTCTTCTGCTTCCTGTGGGCCATGGACCAGACCATGAGATGGTCTCCCCTCTCTGGCAGAACCACAGTCATAAATGGTTATGTTCTGGTTTTCTCCCATCTCCAGCTATCTTTTTGACTCTCCCTGGCAGGTTTGATAGGAAATCAAAATGACCACATCTCCAAGGCACGCATGAAGACTCTCAAGATGACCATAGTGATTGTTGCCACCTTCATCATCTGCTGGACCCCATACTACCTCCTGGGCTTGTGGTACTGGTTCCAGCCAGCCATGATCCAGAAGATGCCGGAGTATGTCAACCAcagcttctttctctttggCTTGCTGCACACCTGCACTGACCCTGTCATTTATGGACTGTATACCCCCTCCTTTCGGGAGGATGTGCAGTTGTGTCTCAGGGGCATTGAAACAGCCATTACCAGGCATGAGAGACACAAACCTGTCTCAGTCTTGGAGAACAACATCAAGGATGGTGCTGTAAATGGTGGGGTGGCATCAGGGGGCTCAAATGGGACAACTGTCAACACGGTCTGCTGAAGAGACATACCCACAAGGAGATGGGAGCCACAGCTCTGGGGGCTGCTTTGTCCCATAGGATCGTTCTGGAGACTGTCATAAGGAGGTTTGCCGCACAGCTTTGGTGGGTGAGGGTCTCTGGCCAGGAACTGGGATTGTGTCTCCTGCCTGTACTCAGGgtaaaaaaaacatttggagGTATTTTTGGTCATTCTTCCATATCCTGGCAGCCCCGTGACAACTAGAAAACCATCCTTTTCGTACCCTACACGTGCTCTAGCCTTGATTCTGGGATCAAGCATCTGCCACACTTCCAGCATCAACCCCTGGGAGGAGACACGCTGGCTCCTCCATGGTCCAGGGCCACATCTCCCAGGGTGGCCAATCTATAAGCGTCCTTTGCACCTACACCGAAGTGCGGAGCTGCACAGATGCACAGCGCTATGTGGTGTCACCCTGAGAGGCTGCAAAGGTGCGATCACAGGTTTTACTCCATTTTCTCCATCCGCCGTAGGAAAGGCTCTCTGGAAATCTTGGCTCTGCTGGCTCAGAGCCTACCTGGCTCTCCCACGGTTGCATGTGAAGCCCTGGGAAGGATGTACATGTCTGGGGAGTGGGCATCAGTCCCCCATGTCTGCCTctgtggtgggaagggagaaggtgatgtggggatggaggggctTGGGCAAGAGGGGTATGAAGAGACAcgatgggatgggacagggtttcttctcccttttgGACTCAGTCAGAAGGGAAAACAGTCCCTGCTGCTTTGTTCTGGCAGGCAGGGGGTGGTAGGAACGCATCCTTACATAGCAGCTCTCTGGGACAGAGGGTTGAccaggagagagagaatttgGGGTAACCAGAAGGTGACATAGCCCAACCCCTCTCCAGGGCATGAGCTGGCAGGTCTCAGGCCACAGGCCAGGGTGTCCCCAGCACCTGGCACAGACTGATGGGAGCAAACCCcacattttctcctctctcttttcccctctctcattTATACATGTTTTCTTTACTTTAATGGCTTGACCCAACACCAGCACCTCATCTCTGCCCCGAGCAGGGTGGGTGCAGCCACCCCACAGGTGATGCCTGGGGTGTCCCGATGAGGAAGGTGATGGGAACCACCTGTGGGTGGAGGGGCCcatcagcacccatgggtgccaggTGGGTGCTGATGGTCCTTGGCTGCACTGTGAGGGCAAGggaggctgctggaggggatCAACTGAGCTGTGGTGAGTAAAAtggattttctgcttttcaccaCCATGCCAGATGTTGCTTGTGAAGGTGGAGGCCTCTCCTCTGGGTGAGGATTGAAGAGGTGGCTTTATTCAACTGCGTTGTTCCCTTCCATGTAATTAGAAATAGTAgattatttctttgttcattCTCTGTTGATTgttattaaacacattttttgcttttgtagagAAATTTAGTCTTGAGCCAGGTGAGGGTTCTTCTGTTTTTGTGAAATCTTTGGGCAGCTCAGGAGCTCTGGActtggcaggaggcagctcccCAGGCATTTCTGTGGTGACTGCAGTTCTGAATGAGCATCTGGACTTTATCAGGATGAaagagctttgttttaaaaacaattcttgACTTGCCGTGGTTGCGTGCATAGAGAAGCTGGGAGatgtccgtcccccccccaagAAAGCAAATCTCCTTTGGGCATGGAGGGGGCTTTCTCAACCCTGTCTtcaagaggagagaaaggatcCGGACTGCCCTCCCCGTGCCCCAgctaataaattattaaaattgcaGAGGTGGCAAGCGATGTTTGCAAGTTGACTGAGGCTGGGCAGTGAGGGTACGGTGCTCAGGGTGATGCCAACCTGTGGACGGGTGTCGAACACTCGCCTTTCCCCACGTGAAGTATCATTTATGCTAAACATGCTGcccaaggaggaaaaaaaaaaaaatcaattagaGCTGCAGGAGCCCAGACTGGCTGGTGGGGATTAGTGTGAGCCCTTTAGGCAGCGTCCAAACTCCAATGAGATGCGTAATTGCCGTTTGGCTTTCCTGGGCTCGTTCTGCTTGAGGTTAATTACGCAACGCTAACGGGAGCGGGGCtcgctgctgccaggctggctcGGCTCAACCAGTGCAAAAAAGAGTTTCTCGTAAGGTGATGGGAATGACTTGTGGAGGGGAAGCTAATTTATTCATCAGACACTCATTTGGTGTCTCTGTTTATATTACTGATGATCGCTAATGGCAGGCAGACCTTGAAGGTGTGTTGGTTTTCTGGCAAGCCAAGTCTCAAATAAGTAGGAAAGCGTCTTTCATCTCCTGAAAACATTCTTCATCTGCTTTCTGTTGAGTGGGAGAGAACAGGCCCAGCGTTGCTCACACGCTTAAGGCCACTTGTCCCCTTTTGtacagcagcaggagagcttgaAGACCTTCTCTGAGGAGCAAGAAGCACTTTTTCCcttgtgggagagacccaccaCTGTTACACCCCATGGGTACGATGAGAGGGCAGAAGAGGTTTGGCTTTAGGTAAGGAGTAGGAAAAATTGGGATGCTGGCAAGGATATGTACCCTGGTCCTTGGGGGAAGCACGGCACATCCCTCGGGATGCTTGCAGGCACTCCAGCGCTGCTCCTCCCGCCTGCCCCTGGATACCTTCCCTCCCGTTGCTGGTGCTCAAGGCTGACATTTTGGGAAGCCCAGAGTGTGGGCAAGGTGCCCAAAGTGACAGATTTCATGATAGAAGGAAAATGTCACGAGAAGAGGATGCTGCCAAGCCCAACGTACGCAGGAAGGGGGAGCGGGCAGGTGGGCAGCACCTcccggggagctggggcaggtgtTCTCCAGGTCACCGGGGATCATCCAGAGATGGACCAAAGCTCAGGCCTGGTTTGAACGTCCCTGCATTTCTGATTCTGCATTTCTTAAATTTGTTCGTACTTTAGAGAGCAAAAGATTTTCGCATCTCTCATCAGGAGTGTGAAACCCGGAGCCTCGCCCTGGGGGTGGTCCTGCTTTCTGCGGTGgctccctctctccccacaTCGCCTCGAACCCCTGGTCTCCAACAGCACCTGCCCTCCTCCTCAGCTGGCTCCTAAGATCtctccatatatatatacacacacacttatacACACAcgtattaaaattttaaaaaaacccaccatataaaaataattatttttatatatatatattatctATTTCCCCTTACAGGAGGAAAATTCTCCTACTTCCCCAAaatcttccccttcccccccaggAAACACAAGCTGCCACGCTTCTCCTTGCAGTCACAGCGGGATCAGATTTGTCTGACTCTGTAACAGTTCCTTAATATTCACCAGAGTAATGCAACGAACATAGTAATAAGCGCAGGTAGCTCTATGTTTTACAACTCCTCGACCTCACCCTGGGCTGCCTGCTTCAGACACAGCGGTCCTTTGTTCGGGAGGAAATTCTGATTCATTCCCCATTAGCATTTTTTATAGTACTGGGCATGTTCAAAGAGCCACGCAAGTGGCTTAAGAGGTTAACGCGAATCTTGGGTTAATTCATAATATTGTTAGTTACTCGGCACAATACTCGCATTAATTCAGCTGACTGCATCTCCCCACGTTGGGGAACACATGCTGAAatcagcagggagcagagaaaaCAAGCCTGGGAGTAGGATATGAAGTATTTTGCTGGCCCGCTAAGGTAGAATCTGAGCGCCGTAAACGTATTTATTTACCCATTGCCTTTGAGGATGGCGTTACCCCGCTCCGCAGGTGTGGGGCGGAAGCACGGGGGAGGCTGTGCCCAGCATCCCTGCAGACCTGGGAGGGTGAGGGATGGGCTCCGAGCCCTGCGAGGGGCACTTGAGACATGTCCATCAGGACTCAGCCCCTACCTGCAGCCACCTCTTTCTTCTGGGTCTATTCAAACtgttcaaagcagaaaaagctgcttttttttttctttcttttgatacCTGCTGATTTAATTGCAGGGCTGGACTGTGCATGTTTGCCGTGAGAGCCCCCACAATACTTTTCTCCCTGGGGATATAGCCTGGAGCAGGCGGTGCAGAAGAtcagcttgggaactagctcCCTCCACAGATGTTATTGCCCCGCGCTTTGGAAGAGAACTCGGCTGAATGGCTTAAGGCCAAGTAAAAGCCCAGACAGACATTAGGAGATAGCGCTGAACGGCCGCTCTGCATTCATTCCTTTTGCTTACTCTTCAGAAACTTTCCTATGCAAAGAAATCCTAAGAAAAGAACCTCGAACCCCTGCTGCGTTCCTCCCCATCTGTTCCATTCCTCTGACTCCCAGGTTTGGACCTTTCCCCGCAGCGCAAACAGCCAGCCATCCCACGACTGCTGCCGAGCCCCCTCCTTTTCCAAAGGACACCCCCTCCGACAGCCCATCTGTTCCAAAAGATGTTTCGTTAGCAGATGTACACGCCTTTTAACACCACGATACCCTTTGCATCAAATATCTCTAGGTTTTCTGGCTGGTTTTACCCTAAACTGACACGTACATGGCACATTATATATAACGTGCTGAGGTGGaccaaaaaaatcagcaaattcTCCCAGGAAGCCCATGCACAGTCTCAAACCCCAAGTCTCTGCATTGGAATATCAAGGAGTAAACTACTAAAGTTGAATCTGTTGTGCAATAAATTGTTagtttatgtatattttaattgcaaatcaACGCTATAATTAGCACATACATTTCTTGGGCTGAGGCAATGCAATGTGCTTTAACAGTGAGCATTATTAATGGACTGTAAAAGGCAATGGGGAATTGGATTATAATGTTCTTGTTTTGCAAGCTGTATggtgaataaataaatttgttctGGCAGCAAAATTAACTGGAATAAATGCTTCTAGTGCCATCCCCCAAGAAGAGGGGGTGCTGTAAATGAACTTGTTCTCAGCCTTGAGTTAGAAAAACCTGATCACTAGTTCATTATTTCTGGCAATTAGGTACCAGAACAACATCAGAGAAATaagagattttctttgaaatattttaacgAGTAAGGTAGTAATTGTAGACTCATTTGCTGGAAATATGTGatgagatttctttcttttctttttgtggttAGGGTTCACTGTGCAATGAAAACCTGCGTTTATCAAGTCTACTGCTAAAAGCCGGACTGCAAGCTTAAACTGTGGCATGTATCTAGCTTTTCCTTGCCTAGAATCCCTGGGGTCTTCATCAGGTTTATCCCATGCCCAGGCACTCATCAGAGGATGGTCCTTTGCTCCTTTTTCAGTTGCAGGTTGCtttgcaacagcagcaaaatcaaaGGACTCAGGAGCGGGGAGAGTGTTGCCCTGTTTGTGTTGCACAACTAACTTGCGTATACCTATATGTGTGTTTTCAagcaacccccccaaaaaatgccCTTCTTCAAGATCAGAAAAGATGAATCTGAGATATACTGAGGTTTTACACGCCAGCATTAAGCCAAAGCACTTCACAAACAGTGTAACCGCCATAATTCTGACCACAGAAAGCTCAACCTCTTTGTGAAAACTTGAGTGGACAACATATCTTACAAACATATAGTATTGTGCCTCCACAAGTTGTCATGTGAGGGCCTAAGCAAAGTCTACGTGCAGGTAATTGTACTACAAATGCTCACAGACGTCAAATACAACCCTAGTAGTTCTGCTGCCATTTTACTCCATTGCTTAGAAAGGCATTTTAGGTAACAGTTGGCATGTTACTGCCAGTCCCTTTGTTTGTAAAAGGAGGCTGAAAACAATTCAATACTGGTAAAAATGTTGAAGCAGATCCCAAAACCCTGGCAGCCACAACCCCAAAAAAGCCCATCAGGTGTAAGTGGAACCTTCACCCTCCCTCTTCTTGGTGCAGAAAATACAAGTGGAAGGTGGTTTGGTAGGAATAATCCTTACTCAGTATTGATGCTGAAGGGCCCGACTCTGATCTGCACATTAACCAAGGACAAGGTAGATCATGGCTGAGAGCACAAACCTTGTAGATGTTTTACAAGcgggaaaaaaccccagacataCGAGAAACCATTTAACTTCTTCcgttttggtggttgttttatttcttgttgttTTCTTACAATCATTATGCTCAAATATAAAAACTGGCCAAAGCCAAAGTCAATTTTAAAAGTGA
Coding sequences:
- the LOC129210645 gene encoding gonadotropin-releasing hormone II receptor-like, which encodes MSDEQLPAAPRCPTTEGDTNVSASGCPERWVEPRFTQAARVRVIVTAIFFLLAAGSNAAVLGSLLRKRRKSHVRPLILSLVLADLLVTVAVMPLDAAWNVTVQWYGGDVSCKLLNFLKLFAMYAAALVLVVISLDRHAAVLHPFSRARRRNGLLLRAAWAGSVLLASPQLFLFHLHTAPGGNFTQCVTHGSFRAHWEETVYNMFTFTTLYITPLSVMIVCYIRIIWEISKQLKINKGLIGNQNDHISKARMKTLKMTIVIVATFIICWTPYYLLGLWYWFQPAMIQKMPEYVNHSFFLFGLLHTCTDPVIYGLYTPSFREDVQLCLRGIETAITRHERHKPVSVLENNIKDGAVNGGVASGGSNGTTVNTVC